From the Bacillus carboniphilus genome, one window contains:
- a CDS encoding DUF188 domain-containing protein — protein MDYNVECIPYREKPKVFVNADACPVKDEIQNIANQHGLEVTYVASYAHYHQSTDEKKWKFVDAEKESADLYIVNASQKGDFVVTHDMGLAASIVPKCVYVITPRGKVIQEEDLDSLLFFRYASFKARRGGEKTKGPKKFTEQDRQNFSHHFLRILSKFAGI, from the coding sequence ATGGATTATAACGTAGAATGTATTCCATATCGAGAAAAACCAAAGGTATTTGTCAATGCAGATGCTTGTCCAGTAAAAGACGAGATACAAAACATAGCTAATCAACACGGGCTTGAGGTTACATACGTAGCTTCATATGCTCACTACCATCAAAGCACAGACGAGAAAAAATGGAAGTTTGTTGATGCTGAAAAGGAATCTGCAGATCTATATATTGTGAATGCATCGCAAAAAGGGGATTTTGTGGTGACGCATGATATGGGGTTGGCTGCATCTATTGTACCTAAATGTGTTTACGTTATCACTCCTCGAGGAAAAGTAATACAAGAGGAGGATTTAGATTCACTTCTTTTTTTTCGATACGCATCCTTTAAAGCAAGGCGTGGCGGTGAGAAAACAAAGGGGCCAAAAAAGTTTACAGAGCAAGATAGACAAAATTTCTCGCATCATTTTTTACGGATTTTGTCGAAGTTTGCAGGAATTTAG
- the dnaG gene encoding DNA primase, which produces MSERLSDELINDLRASVDIVDVISEYVQLKKKGRNYFGLCPFHGENTPSFSVAPDKQIYRCFGCGAGGNVFSFLMDLEGLSFIEVVQLLAERTGKEIPNLSSVNENKNPRSEKEQKLFELHELLNKFYHHLLVNTKEGQKALSYLENRGITTEAIQSFQLGYAPGSWDFVKNYLEKKGYSTSLLEESGIIVRSSQGDKTFDRFRDRIMFPIHDHSGNTVAFSGRVIESSDNEPKFINSPETPIFKKGNLFFNYHRARAEIRKKDSCILFEGYADVISAYNAGIKHVLATMGTSLSDEHIRILKRNVNTVLLCFDADNAGVEAAYRAGNLLESNAISVRIASIPNKLDPDEYIRQFGGDRFQGEVIDRSQTFMSFKLSYFRRGKNLTNEGERLLYIEEILKEISKLNSAIEKDHYLRQIANDFSLSLDALKEQENQYSSQYNKRIKQKQQHQKPVPESVPVYSKKEKRLNPAYVTAERMLIAYMLQNDQLVWDVQRSLQNQTLNIDEHQAIFTYLSAYYEEGNTPNVSQFLDFVKDQTIKRLVTEISLIETQEEISPQELNDYIMQVLKHKKLLMIREKEREEREAESAKDYVKAATIAMEILQLRKTL; this is translated from the coding sequence ATGTCTGAACGATTATCGGACGAACTCATTAATGACCTTAGGGCCTCGGTAGACATAGTAGATGTAATTAGTGAATATGTCCAATTAAAAAAGAAAGGCCGAAATTACTTTGGTCTTTGTCCATTTCACGGAGAAAATACCCCTTCTTTTTCTGTTGCACCTGATAAACAAATTTATCGTTGTTTTGGCTGTGGTGCCGGCGGGAATGTGTTTTCTTTTTTAATGGACTTAGAAGGTTTGTCTTTTATCGAAGTGGTTCAACTACTTGCTGAACGAACTGGAAAAGAGATACCGAACTTGTCTTCTGTGAATGAAAACAAAAACCCTCGCTCTGAAAAAGAACAAAAGCTTTTTGAATTACATGAGTTATTAAATAAATTTTATCATCATTTATTGGTAAATACAAAAGAAGGTCAAAAAGCTCTTTCATACCTTGAAAATAGAGGTATAACAACAGAGGCAATTCAATCATTCCAGCTAGGCTATGCACCAGGGTCATGGGATTTTGTGAAAAATTACCTTGAAAAAAAAGGATATTCAACATCTCTTTTAGAGGAATCGGGTATCATTGTTCGAAGCTCACAAGGGGACAAAACTTTTGATCGATTTAGGGATAGAATCATGTTTCCTATTCATGATCATAGTGGAAATACGGTAGCCTTTTCTGGAAGGGTTATTGAATCAAGTGATAATGAACCAAAGTTTATTAACTCACCGGAAACACCCATATTCAAAAAAGGGAATTTATTTTTCAACTACCATCGTGCCCGAGCTGAAATTCGTAAAAAGGATTCTTGTATTCTTTTCGAAGGATACGCGGATGTTATTTCTGCTTACAATGCAGGCATTAAACATGTTTTAGCAACAATGGGAACGTCTTTATCTGATGAGCATATTCGCATTTTAAAGAGAAATGTAAATACAGTTCTACTTTGTTTCGATGCAGATAATGCAGGAGTTGAGGCAGCGTATCGGGCTGGAAATCTGCTTGAGTCGAATGCTATTTCCGTTCGAATTGCTAGCATTCCTAACAAGCTCGATCCTGACGAATATATCCGTCAATTCGGAGGAGACAGGTTCCAAGGTGAAGTTATAGATCGAAGTCAAACCTTCATGTCATTTAAGCTCTCCTACTTTCGTAGGGGGAAAAACCTCACAAATGAAGGAGAAAGGCTTCTCTATATAGAAGAAATACTTAAAGAAATTTCAAAACTAAATAGTGCCATTGAAAAGGACCACTATCTTAGACAAATTGCCAATGACTTTTCATTATCATTGGATGCTCTTAAAGAACAAGAGAATCAATATTCCTCGCAGTATAACAAAAGAATAAAGCAAAAGCAGCAACATCAAAAACCTGTACCTGAAAGTGTTCCAGTGTACAGCAAAAAAGAAAAAAGGTTAAACCCTGCTTATGTCACTGCTGAGAGAATGCTAATCGCTTATATGCTACAAAATGATCAGTTGGTTTGGGACGTACAAAGGTCTCTTCAAAATCAGACATTAAATATTGATGAGCATCAAGCCATTTTTACCTATTTGTCTGCATACTATGAAGAGGGGAATACTCCAAATGTGAGTCAATTTTTGGACTTTGTTAAAGATCAAACCATAAAAAGGCTGGTCACTGAAATAAGCTTAATCGAAACTCAAGAAGAAATATCACCACAAGAGTTAAATGATTATATCATGCAGGTGTTAAAGCATAAGAAACTGTTAATGATAAGAGAAAAAGAGCGAGAAGAAAGGGAAGCAGAAAGTGCCAAGGATTACGTGAAAGCCGCAACCATAGCTATGGAAATATTGCAGCTTCGCAAAACATTGTAG
- the rpoD gene encoding RNA polymerase sigma factor RpoD, which yields MAEKSARSREEVENEVTLDQVKDKLVEVGKKRGVLTYEDISEKLSTFELDSDQMDEFYEFLGDQGVELLGDNEESDSTGPAVVKDDDEEFDLNDLSVPPGVKINDPVRMYLKEIGRVDLLSADEEIELAERIEQGDEEAKRRLAEANLRLVVSIAKRYVGRGMLFLDLIQEGNMGLIKAVEKFDYRKGFKFSTYATWWIRQAITRAIADQARTIRIPVHMVETINKLIRVQRQLLQDLGREPSPEEIAEDMDLTPDKVREILKIAQEPVSLETPIGEEDDSHLGDFIEDQEATSPSEHAAYELLKEQLEDVLDTLTDREENVLRLRFGLDDGRTRTLEEVGKVFGVTRERIRQIEAKALRKLRHPSRSKRLKDFLE from the coding sequence TTGGCTGAAAAATCAGCGCGTTCCAGAGAAGAAGTAGAAAATGAAGTAACATTAGACCAAGTAAAAGATAAATTAGTCGAAGTCGGTAAGAAAAGAGGGGTCCTAACTTACGAGGATATTTCTGAAAAATTATCTACCTTCGAACTTGACTCTGACCAGATGGATGAATTTTATGAGTTTTTGGGTGACCAAGGTGTAGAATTACTTGGTGATAATGAAGAATCAGACTCTACAGGTCCAGCTGTAGTTAAAGATGATGATGAGGAATTTGATTTAAATGACCTCAGTGTACCTCCAGGTGTTAAAATCAATGATCCTGTTCGTATGTACCTTAAAGAAATCGGAAGAGTAGACCTACTTTCTGCAGATGAAGAAATTGAACTTGCTGAAAGAATTGAGCAAGGTGATGAAGAAGCAAAAAGAAGACTTGCTGAGGCAAACCTACGACTCGTTGTAAGTATTGCAAAACGTTATGTAGGACGCGGTATGCTATTCCTAGACTTAATACAAGAAGGTAACATGGGTCTCATTAAGGCCGTTGAAAAATTTGATTACCGAAAAGGATTTAAGTTCAGTACTTATGCAACCTGGTGGATTCGTCAGGCTATAACACGAGCTATTGCTGACCAAGCCAGAACAATTCGTATACCCGTTCATATGGTGGAGACCATTAACAAATTAATTCGTGTTCAAAGACAGTTACTACAAGATCTAGGACGCGAACCAAGCCCTGAAGAAATTGCAGAAGATATGGACCTTACTCCTGATAAAGTAAGAGAAATTTTAAAAATCGCTCAAGAGCCAGTCTCATTGGAAACACCGATTGGTGAAGAAGATGATTCCCATCTAGGTGATTTTATTGAAGACCAAGAGGCCACTTCTCCATCTGAACATGCTGCCTACGAATTATTAAAGGAACAGCTCGAAGATGTTTTAGATACACTTACAGATCGTGAGGAAAATGTATTAAGATTACGCTTTGGCCTTGATGACGGAAGAACGAGAACCCTTGAGGAAGTTGGGAAGGTATTTGGAGTTACTCGTGAGCGTATTCGACAAATTGAAGCAAAAGCTCTTAGAAAGCTCCGTCATCCAAGTAGAAGCAAACGATTAAAAGATTTCCTTGAATAA
- a CDS encoding acyl-CoA dehydrogenase family protein, with protein MNFDLTQEQQMIQKMIREFADEEVAPGALERDNTKEFPVDIMKQLGELGMMGLPFPEEYGGGGADTISFAIVVEELSRACGSTGITYSAHISLGGAPINMFGTEDQKQKYLVPICTGESMGAFGLTEANAGSDAGGTQTVAREDQGEWVINGSKCFITNASYASHLALTAVTGEHNGDKEITAIIVPTKADGFKVIDNYEKMGLHSSNTTELVMEDVRVPLDNILGKRGEGFRQFLITLDGGRIGIGAMAVGIAQAAYEKAVAYASERKQFGRSLSQFQAIQFKLADMAMKIELARNMVYKAAWLKDQGRSFSKEASMCKLYASEICMEVTSQAVQIHGGNGYMKDYHVERYMRDAKLLEIGEGTSEVQRIVIAREILKNV; from the coding sequence ATGAATTTTGATTTAACACAAGAACAGCAAATGATCCAAAAAATGATACGAGAATTTGCGGATGAAGAGGTAGCACCAGGTGCATTAGAGAGAGATAATACAAAGGAATTCCCTGTAGATATTATGAAACAATTAGGTGAATTAGGAATGATGGGCCTACCATTTCCCGAAGAATATGGTGGGGGTGGTGCTGATACTATCAGCTTCGCAATTGTAGTAGAAGAATTGAGTAGAGCCTGTGGATCAACAGGAATTACTTATTCTGCACATATCTCATTGGGCGGAGCACCCATTAACATGTTTGGTACAGAAGATCAAAAACAAAAGTATTTAGTTCCAATATGTACGGGTGAGTCAATGGGAGCCTTTGGTTTAACAGAAGCAAATGCAGGTAGTGATGCTGGAGGGACTCAGACAGTAGCTCGTGAAGATCAGGGAGAATGGGTCATAAACGGAAGTAAATGCTTTATAACCAATGCTAGCTATGCCAGTCACCTAGCATTAACAGCAGTTACAGGGGAACACAATGGTGACAAAGAAATCACTGCGATTATCGTTCCAACGAAAGCAGATGGCTTTAAGGTTATAGACAACTATGAAAAAATGGGGCTACATTCATCTAATACGACAGAATTAGTAATGGAGGATGTTCGGGTTCCATTAGATAACATTTTAGGTAAGCGCGGGGAAGGTTTTCGACAATTTTTAATTACCTTAGATGGGGGAAGAATCGGAATTGGAGCAATGGCTGTTGGAATTGCTCAAGCTGCATATGAGAAAGCAGTTGCTTATGCAAGTGAAAGGAAACAATTTGGTCGATCACTTTCTCAATTCCAAGCTATCCAATTCAAGCTTGCGGATATGGCTATGAAAATTGAATTAGCCCGAAATATGGTTTATAAAGCTGCTTGGTTAAAGGACCAAGGAAGATCCTTTTCAAAAGAAGCTTCTATGTGTAAACTTTATGCTTCGGAAATATGTATGGAAGTTACAAGTCAGGCTGTTCAGATTCATGGCGGAAATGGATACATGAAAGATTATCATGTTGAGAGATACATGCGGGATGCCAAGTTACTTGAAATCGGGGAAGGTACTTCGGAAGTACAACGTATTGTTATCGCGAGAGAAATATTGAAAAATGTATAA
- the cccA gene encoding cytochrome c550 produces the protein MNRNPIIPFVLIMVFGIGLIFFLSFMGLENRQERAHGGEGEETDNALLEASPEEIYQQAGCINCHGANYSDGSAPSLIGVGEKYSADDIKDILTNGIPPGMPAGLVPDEKLDEMAEWLLTLE, from the coding sequence ATGAATCGTAATCCAATAATTCCCTTCGTTCTTATTATGGTATTCGGGATTGGTCTTATTTTCTTCCTATCATTCATGGGATTAGAAAACAGACAAGAGCGAGCTCATGGGGGAGAAGGAGAAGAAACTGATAACGCGTTATTAGAAGCATCTCCTGAGGAAATTTATCAGCAAGCTGGTTGTATTAACTGCCACGGAGCTAACTATTCTGATGGATCTGCACCATCTTTAATTGGAGTTGGTGAAAAGTACTCAGCTGATGATATTAAAGACATCCTAACAAATGGTATCCCACCAGGAATGCCAGCAGGACTTGTACCTGATGAAAAATTAGATGAAATGGCCGAATGGTTACTAACATTAGAATAA